DNA from Onthophagus taurus isolate NC chromosome 2, IU_Otau_3.0, whole genome shotgun sequence:
AGATGAGAATTACGtcacaacaattttttgaaatgacaTGTTACATCTATATTAATTGAAACAAGATATTCCTAAAAGTAATATATAAattcatatcatatcatgattcatAAAAGTACAGACgatatggttttttgaaaatattgtattattttttattataaaaaaatttattaaagaagaaccaatttcttctttaataattttttcctgaaaatttcaataatattgtcttataatttttatatcatatcataagcTAGaacctttaagcttcaatttaacatacatatcatatcattattcttaaaaatacagtcgatatgactttttgaaaatttaatatcatccttaatttataaatttggtaatttcttctttaataattttttcctgaaaatttcaatattgtcatataatttttatatcatatcataaactaggacctttaagcttcaatttaacatacatatcatatcatgattcttaaaaatacagtcgatatgactttttgaaaatttaatattatccttaatttataaatttggtaatttcttctttaataattttttcctaaaaatttcaataatattgtcatattatttttatatcatatcataaactagaacctttaagcttcaatttaacatacatatcatatcatgattcttaaaatcacagtcgatatgattttttgaaaatttagtgtcattcttaatttataaatttagtaactttcttctttaataactttttcctgaaaattttaataatattatcttataatttttatatcatatcataaactagaacctttaagcttcaatttaacatacatatcatatcattattcttaaaaatatagtCGATATGACtcctgaaaattttaataatattatcttataatttttatatcatatcataaactagaacctttaagcttcaatttaacatacatatcatatcattattcttaaaaatatagtcgatatgactttttgaaaatttaatatcatccttaatttataaatttggtaatttcttctttaataattttttcctgaaaatttcaataatattgtcatataatttttatatcatatcataaactaggacctttaagcttcaatttaacatacatatcatatcatgattcttaaaaatacagtcgatatgactttttgaaaatttaatattatccttaatttataaatttggtaatttcttctttaataattttttcctaaaaatttcaataatattgtcatataatttttatatcatatcataaactaggacctttaagcttcaatttaacatacatatcatatcatgattcttaaaatcacagtcgatatgattttttgaaaatttagtgtcattcttaatttataaatttagtaagtttcttctttaataattttttcctgaaaattttaataatattatcttataatttttatatcatatcataaactaggacctttaagcttcaatttaacatacatatcatatcattattcttaaaaataaagtcgatatgactttttgaaaatttaataccatccttaatttataaatttggtaatttcttctttaataattttttcctgaaaatttcaataatattgtcatataatttttatatcatatcataaactaggacctttaagcttcaatttaagatacatatcatatcatgattcttaaaaatacagtcgatatgactttttgaaaatttaatattatccttaatttataaatttggtaatttcttctttaataattttttcctaaaaatttcaataatattgtcatataatttttatgtcatatcataaactaggacctttaagcttcaatttaacatacatatcatatcatgattcttaaaatcacagtcgatatgattttttgaaaatttagtatcattcttaatttataaatttggtaatttcttcttcaataattttttcctgaaaatttcaataatactatcttataatttttatatcatatcataaactagaacctttaagctttaatttaacatatataccATATCATaatccttaaaaatacagtcgatatgattgtTGGTGATTTTTTGACACTGTATCGTGTTAGAACGTTAGTTTCAAACGTGTggggaaatttttaaaacactttCACTTATATGAAAAACTTATTTTCGAAGAAttagattttatataaatatcataaatttatataaaattaattgatgatagttcagaaaatattgattttaattatctGGGTTAATGAATAAACTTTAccaaactaaattaaaattaaatcattaatagaaaaaataaaaataaacctgaTGTCATAACATGCTTATCCATTGaagttcaatttttgtttatgacTGAATAAGTAGAGCGTTTAACTTTGATATGTGTTGAAACAACGAGAGGGGTTGGCGAACCTTCAAAGAAAACGACGCGTGCTAACCAAAGGCACGCTATACGTCCGGTTCAGTCCCTTAAAGAAACTTAGATTTACCTTCATTTCAAGTGGTAACCCAAATTTCCAAATACAAATTTAGCCTTTTTATCAAGCAAGGTCATAAGATTCATTTTacgttattgttaaaaataaaaataaacgttcTTATCAGATTAAAAAGCATCTAATAGCCGTTTATATCGACTTATCATTATCAGcgtatttaacattaattataaagaaataaaacaacttaTCTTTCTATTTCTATGAGGGAATTTGGTCAGTGTAGATTATGTCGAAggtttcaaaaattgtttcttatgGAAAGATTgggtaaaatatttttttttttaatcaaatttttccaTTCATCTCTTTTAGATGGAGATTTTCATCGACGTTAAGTTATAAACACCAAGCATGTGAAGAACCACTTAGGCACATTTCCATTGGTACATTACTTGAGGAATCTGCAAAAAAATATCGAGATGTTCCCGCAATTATCTCAATGCACCAAAATGAAACTCTAACATATGgtgagttattaaaaaaatcggatCAGTTAGCAGCTTCTCTTCAAAGTCACGGTTTGGAAATCGGCGATAGAGTTGGTGTTTATCTTCCTAATCAATACGAATGGgttattattatgttggcATGTTGCAGAGCTGGATTAATTACAGTAAGTATTaatcgaaataataatttaaaataaacactttaagttttaatttatgtcAGGTGGCCTTAAATCCTTTTTACGAAACCCCCGAAATGGAATACTGCATTAATAAAGTTGGGATAAAGGCTTTATTTACTGGGGATAAAGTAAAACAACAAGATTattacgaaattatgaaaaatgtggCGCCCGAATTACCCAATTGTGATCCCGGAAAATTGAAGTCAAAAAAAGTGCCTACCTTAAAAACTATTATACACTCAAcagataaagaaaataagtgagaatttttgaaacaacttAACacccaaaaaatttttttttattttagaggAACATATACTTTCAacgaaattcttaatttttcaaatgaaactcaaatcaaaaatatccaaaaacaTCAACATTTAATTGATTCAGACCTACCATGTAATATTCAATTCACATCAGTAAACAATACccccaaaaataaatcttttaaaaacattctaaatacatttttttaggGTACAACTGGAAAACCAAAAGCAGCCGTAATCAGTCATTTCAATCTGGCAAATAACTCCTATTTCATCTCAAAAAGAATGGAACTAAACAAAAAGCACCATAAAGTGTGCGTTCAAGTTCCACTTTTTCACGCTTTCGGAACAACTATAACGATAGCTTCTGCGATTCATTTCGGAACAACTTTAGTTTTTCCAAGTTTAAGTTACAACCCTGAAAATAATTTGGATGCATTAGCCACCGAAAAATGCACCATAGCTCATGGAACTCCAACAATGtatgttgatttaatcaatgttCAATCAAAACGGAAAGAAAACTTATCGTTGGAAGTTGCTTTAAATGGTGGTTCTCCATGTTCTCCAGAACTGTTACGTAAAATGATCGATGTGTTGGGTGTTAAACGTGTTAAATCGGTTTATGGATTGACAGAAACGACCGGGTCATCATTTCATTCACTTCCTGGTGAATCCCAGGATCTCTCGATTAACACAGTTGGTCATCTTCAAGAACATTTGGAGGCGAAAATTGTTGATGAAAAAGGAAATACGGTTCCTATAGGAAAAAGAGGGGAATTATGGATAAGAGGTTATTCTGTTATGTTAGGATATTGGGGTGATGAAGAAAAAACTAACGAATTAATTACACAATCGAAATGGTTAAAAACTGGTGATCAATTTGTTATGTTCGAAAATGGTTATGGCAAATGTGTTGGACGGATCAAAGACATGATTATTAGAGGCggagaaaatatttttcctaAAGAAATTGAGGATCTATTAAACACAcaccaaaatattttagagacacaagtaaaaataaatttaaaaaaataatagacaaaaaaattttaattttattattatgattatagGTTATTGGGATAACTCACGAAAGATTAGGTGAAGAAATTTGTGCGTGTATTCGATTAAATGATGAAGCTATCGATTTGAAATTGgatgatgtaaaaaaattttgcgaGGGAAAATTAGCCAAGTTTAAAATTCCTACTCAATTAAAAGTTATGAAAACGTTTCCGAAAACAACGTCGGGAAAAGTGCAGAAACATATCTTAaggaaattaattgaaaaggaaataaactaaaatgtattgtaaaattaatttgtaaaaagatgataaaaaatcatttctcgTTCTtcatcgattttaaaacaatatacagggtgtcacacaaaaaacgccccaagctgtaactctgtcatttatattccgattttcatgaccgaggcatcaaatgaaatggtttgatgaatactatggttcatgctacaaataattttttttcaaggccatcttcaattttaagcaattattaacttttgttttttaaattgctcCATATATTTGTCTTCACGTCAttagatagagattgtttttctgaatccactgaTGTGCAATACACCcactttgaatgtaattttagcagaaaaaagacacctgtatatacaggttgtcgcACAAGAACGCcgtaagctgtaactctgtcatttaccttcCGATTTTTATGAACGAAGCaacaaatgaaatggtttgatgaatgctatgattcatgctacaaataaactttttccaacgccatcttcgatttgaagcgattatcaacttttgattttcaaattgcttggtatgtttttcttcacgttatgggataaaaattgttttctgagcccattgatgtacaatacattaacattaattgtaattttagcagagtaaaacaattaaaacattttccaaacatTGTCTTATCGTTAGTCACTTCTGTAATACTgcagtgtgccatggaaaaaaataacacgcaaaactgataacagtcattaaatgCTATTTCAATGCCCaagcagttgtaaatgatactTATAAGTTGGTTTTTCATTTATCCCATGGCGCACTACAGTATAACACAAGTgactttaagaaaatgttcagaaactattttaatgtttttctatgaAAAAGTctagaaaaagtttatttgtagcatgaatcacagtattcatcaaaccatttcatttgatagctaggtcatgaaaattggaaggtaaatgacagagATACAGCTAGCGGCATTCTTGTGTggcaacctgtatatacaggtgtcttttttctgctaaaattacattcaaagtgGATGTATTGCACATCAGTGGATTGAGAAAAACAATGTCTATCCAATgacgtaaagaaaaatatatagagtaatttgaaaagcaaaagttaataatcgcttaaaattgaagacggccttggaaaaaatttatttgtagcatgaatcatagtattcatgaaaccatttcatttgataacccgctcatgaaaatcggaatgtaaatgacagagttacagcttggggcgttttttgtgtgacaccctgtatatgtctGCAGTCGATGAGCTGTAATATATGTTGTCCAATTCCAATGGTAGTATCGAGATGATACCAATTATAGCGCTTCGGCATCAAGAGACCTCTTCTTCGTCTATTCAGTCTTCTTTTTCCTTCTGGTTTCATATCGAATATTTTCTTTGGCATACTTTTCTCATCTATTCGAACCAAATGGCCATACCATTACAGCTGTTCTACCTTCTACCTCCTTTATTAGAGCTTTCACGCTTAGTTATTCTCTAATTCTATTGGTTTTGTACTGTGTCTTCTGGTTTTTCGTATTTTTGCATTGGTCCCTTTCAACTTCTTGGCTACGTCCCAGAACTGTATCTGgtttttcttataattttcCCTCAACTTCCGGATTCTTTCTGCTTCCTCCTGATCTGCGTGTATCTTGTATAGTTCCTGATCTGCGACTGTTCTCATTCTCTTAAATCTATTCCATActtctttttctcttttagCTTATCCTTTACCATTTTGTTCTTCTTTGATTTTGGCCCGTCTTAATTGGTTTTGTTGTACATACTTTGTTGTGGTCTTCTGTCTCTACTTCTTGCTCTTATAGACTTGTGAATTAATTTacaaatgtaaattaaattgactTCGTCTACAATTGACATTTGTAGTATGTCTGAGACAAATTCCAGAAACTTGAACACCGTAAATTTTGAGCCTACCCAATATGTAAACATATAATTATTGCATATAAACTACTAATATAGtcttaaaaatactaaaaattgttcttaaaataataatatattaaagattacgtaagattttttaagaaactCATTCCATGAGATGCAATTAAGATGGAATGTACGattgataaatacaaaaacataaatttcgtCATGTCCTTAATTACAATACCTTTGTTGTACTtccacatacaaaaaaaatacaataattgaTATGCAATTACACGAGTTTTGCttcgtttaattaaaaataaattgcttGGGAAATTTGCCAAAGGTTTCCACGTggttataaaaaacaataataacaccGATCTTtcttaatgttattttaatgCAATCTAATTAAATCAGAAtcgtttttaaagtttaatttaaataattaaaacgatctcgaaacatttattttaaccgAGTTACTCTAAACATTTTGgctcaaaatcaaaaaaaaagtttttccacTAAAAGTAACAAAGAACATCGTTccattacaattatttttagacGTCCACATTAAATTACGTAACTTAATGTACAGAGACTACTCTAGACGCCGACGCCGCGGTTGATTCAGTTTTAAATAGGGAGGCATCGGCGTCTCGGCGCCTTTAACTAAACCATTAAGGACAGAAAAAGATCGTTTAAGAGtaacttttaaacattttttttcggTAATATGGGAAGTGGAATCGAACCGACCGTTTCTGTTGAATTTGAAGTTTTTGGCAGAGTTCAAGGTAATATtcttaaagaattttattcttttttctttgaatgAATTTGTTATTTAGGTTGTTACTTTACTAAATATTGTAAAGAAACGTCTGAACATTTATCGTTATCGGGTTGGgttaaaaatactaaaaaaggAACGATTGTTGGTAAAGTACAAGGTCCTAGAGGAAATATTGAACAAATGTAGGTATTTCTTTTGAATAAATGCGATTTATTTTtacgttgtttttttttctaggaTAGTTTGGTTGACAAATACAGGATCACCTGGTTGTACGATTGAAAGATGTGAATTAACCAATTGGGAGAATTTGGCAAGACCAGAATTTAAAGACTTTAGTATTAggttttaggaatttttttattgttataaataatactttttactttttcaaataaatctataatatttttaaaaacgaaattgtttgactttaaacaaaaaaataaaatacatttttatgtagaaacatttaatctttatttctttttaattttttttaaaataaaa
Protein-coding regions in this window:
- the LOC111426037 gene encoding medium-chain acyl-CoA ligase ACSF2, mitochondrial, whose amino-acid sequence is MSKVSKIVSYGKIGWRFSSTLSYKHQACEEPLRHISIGTLLEESAKKYRDVPAIISMHQNETLTYGELLKKSDQLAASLQSHGLEIGDRVGVYLPNQYEWVIIMLACCRAGLITVALNPFYETPEMEYCINKVGIKALFTGDKVKQQDYYEIMKNVAPELPNCDPGKLKSKKVPTLKTIIHSTDKENKGTYTFNEILNFSNETQIKNIQKHQHLIDSDLPCNIQFTSGTTGKPKAAVISHFNLANNSYFISKRMELNKKHHKVCVQVPLFHAFGTTITIASAIHFGTTLVFPSLSYNPENNLDALATEKCTIAHGTPTMYVDLINVQSKRKENLSLEVALNGGSPCSPELLRKMIDVLGVKRVKSVYGLTETTGSSFHSLPGESQDLSINTVGHLQEHLEAKIVDEKGNTVPIGKRGELWIRGYSVMLGYWGDEEKTNELITQSKWLKTGDQFVMFENGYGKCVGRIKDMIIRGGENIFPKEIEDLLNTHQNILETQVIGITHERLGEEICACIRLNDEAIDLKLDDVKKFCEGKLAKFKIPTQLKVMKTFPKTTSGKVQKHILRKLIEKEIN
- the LOC111426046 gene encoding acylphosphatase-2; its protein translation is MGSGIEPTVSVEFEVFGRVQGCYFTKYCKETSEHLSLSGWVKNTKKGTIVGKVQGPRGNIEQMIVWLTNTGSPGCTIERCELTNWENLARPEFKDFSIRF